The genome window GAGACGGCCCGTCGTTCGAACCCCGCTGACGCGGAGAGCGGATTACTCTTCCGAGCCGCGAACGATGCTTTCGATCTCGCCGCAGGTATCCGCCGCGTCCGAAGACGACGCGGTCAGCGTGATGCCCGCGACCTGTGCCATGGTCAGGGTGTCGATGACGTTCGTGTCGATTTCGCAATCGCGCAGCGCACGATAGACCTGACCCGTCAGCATGCTCATATCGGAGCCCTGCTGGGCCATTGCGGCCGGGGCGGTCACACCACCGAGCGTTGCGGTCGCGGCGATAACGGTAAGGAAACGCTTCATAATGGATGGTCCTTTTCTCTGTAGACCCACGACAGATAGACCGGGGGAACGCTTTGGCAAATCGTGTCGCAAAGACGATCTCCGAAAGGTTGCCCCCCCGTCTACAGAGCTTTCTTGCCCGGATGGGACCACTGCGCTAGGGATGCGGCAATCGCGATCAGGGCAGAGCGGGTGGACATGCGTATCACGACCACAATCCGGGCGGGCGGCCTTCTGACGGCGCTGGCAATCCTCGCCGCCTGCGGCGAGAACGAATCGCGCGCCTTGCCCGAGCCGACCGAACGCTCGACCATCTGGGATCTCTTCAGGTCCGAAGATCCGAACGTCACGATCGCCGTTAACAAGTATATCTGGACCGCCGCGCAACAGGTGCTGGACTTCATGCCTGTCGAGACGGCAGATCCGTTTTCCGGCGTGATCGTCTACGGCTACGGCCGTCCGCCGGGCGGCGGCCCCGCCTATCGTGCCACGGTCTACGTGCAGGATCCCGCGCTCGACGCCCGTTCGCTCAACGTCGCGCTCGCGACGCAATCGGGTCCCGCCAGCGCCGACACGATCCGCGCCATCGAGGACGCGATCCTGACCCGTGCACGGCAATTGCGGCTGAGCGACGCGCGTCTCTAGCGTTCCGTCAGCGCGCGTATCCATTCGAACTGCACAGGCAGGGCAACCCGCTTGAGATCGTAGTTCCCCACGACATGCGCCCTGGCGGCACGGCCGAGCCTTTCTCGCAGGTCCGGATCGTCCAGCAGATCGCATGTCCGGGACACGAGCGCCCCGGTGTCGAAGAAATCGACCGTCAGTCCCGTCTCGTCATTGTTCAGGACCTCTCGCACGGGCGGCGTGTCGCTCGCCACGATCGCCGCGCCCGATGCCATCGCCTCGAGCAGGGACCAGCTCAGAACGAACGGATACGTAAGGTACAAATGCACGCGCGCCACCTGAAGCGCCCGCGTGAAGTCCTCGCGCGGCAGGCGCCCGAGGAAATGCACGCGCGCCCAGTCGGCATCCGGAATATCCGGGCGGACCTCGCGGGTCATCGCCTCGCGCCAGGTACCGCCCCCGTCGGGGCCCGTGCCATAACTCACGCCGTCCTCGCCCACGATCAGCACCTGTGCACGGGGCCTTCGCCGCAGCAGTTCGGGCAGCGCGCGCATGAAGACGTGGAAACCGCGATAGGGCTCAAGGTTACGGTTGACGAATGTCACGACCTCGTCCGCACGGCTCCAGCTTCCGTGACTCTCGACCGTCAGGCGCACCCCGGGATCGGGACGGATCGCATCGGTGTCGATGCCGTCATGGATCACGTCGATCCGCTCGCGCAGGCACGGCGGATGCGCGTCCGCCTGCCAGCGCGTCGGGCTGATCCCGCGATCGGCCGCCTCCAGCTGGAGCCGGAGCGGCAGGTTCTTCATGTCGACGCGATGCGCCCGCCCGATCTCCGCGCCTTTGCGGAACTCCGGGTCGAAGTCGATATCGGCACCCTCGGCCCGATAGAAGAATTCCGAGAACACACCGATCCGCGCATCGGGCCAGACATCCCTGAGAAACAGCGCCTCGCCCCAGCCCGAATGGGCCACGATGGCGTCGGGCCTGAGGCCCTTCTCGCGCAACGAAAGGCAGGCACGGTGAACCGCCGCCCCGCGATCGACCGCCCGGTTCATCGCCCCGAGCCATGGATGCAGCCGCGCATCGGCGGGCGGCTCGTACCGATACGAAAGGATCCGCACCCCCCGCCAGGTCCGCGCCTCAGAAAAGCGGGAGGCGAGCGCCGCGACGCGGTGGCCCTTCGCGGCAAGCGCGGGGGCGAGATGGGCGAACTGGCCCGGAAAGTTCTGGTGGATGAACAGGAATTCCATCTCGGGCTCCGTCTTCGGCGGGCATTCCGGCCCGTCATACCGCAATTTCCGCGCGGGATAAGGCCGAACCGGGGCCTTGGCGCTGGACCCCCCGGACGCGCGGCCATATCACTCGGGGGAAAATTCCAAGATCGCGAAAGCCATCCATGCCCCGCTACGACGCATCGAAATCCGAACCTTTCTGGCAGGACGCCTGGGCCCGCGCGGGAACGTTCACCGCCCGCCGCGACGAGACCAAGCCGAAATACTACGTGCTCGAGATGTTTCCCTACCCTTCGGGCGCGCTGCATATCGGGCATGTCCGCAACTATTCGATGGGGGACGTCGTCGCGCGCTACAAGATCGCGACCGGCCATGCCGTGCTGCACCCGATGGGCTGGGACGCGTTCGGCCTGCCCGCCGAGAACGCGGCGCAGGAACGGCGCGTCCATCCCGGCGACTGGACCTACGAGAACATCGCCAGCATGAAGGCGCAATTCGCGCGGCTCGGCCTCTCGCTCGACTGGAGCCGGGAGTTCGCGACCTGCGATCCCGACTATTACGGCCAGCAGCAGGCGATGTTCATCGACTTTCTCGAGAAGGGCCTCGCCTATCGCAAGAACGCGGTGGTGAACTGGGATCCGGTCGACATGACCGTGCTCGCCAACGAGCAGGTCGAGGACGGGCGCGGCTGGCGGTCCGGCGCATTGGTCGAGCGGCGCGAACTTACGCAGTGGTTCTTCCGCATCTCGGATTATTCCGATGAGCTTCTCTCGGCGCTCGACCGGCTCGACAACTGGCCGGACAAGGTCAAGACGATGCAGGCGAACTGGATCGGCAAGTCGCGCGGTCTGCAATTCGCCTTCTCGGTGATCGACCCGCCCGAAGGTCACGACCGCGTCGAGGTCTACACGACCCGTCCCGACACGCTCATGGGAGCGAGCTTCGTCGGCATCTCTCCCGATCATCCGCTGGCCCGGTCGCTCGAGCGCGACAACGCCGATCTTGCCGCGTTCAACGCCGAATGCCGTCGCATGGGCACGGCCGAGGAAGAGCTCGAAAAGGCCGAGAAACGCGGCTTCGACACCGGCCTCAAGGTCCGCCATCCGTTCGACACGTCATGGGAGCTTCCCGTCTACGTCGCCAATTTCATCCTGATGGGTTACGGCACCGGCGCGATCTTCGGCTGCCCCGCCCACGATGCACGCGACCTCGAATTCGCCCGCAAGTACGATCTGCCCGTCGCCTCGGTCTTCCGCCCCGAAACGGGCGAACACGTCCTGCCCGAGGAGGGCGGTGCCGCCTGCGTGCCCCCGAAATCCGAGGAAGTCATCTATCTCCGCGGCTTCGCCGGCGACGAGGTGCAGACCGGCGACGCCGCGATCGAATCCGCCATCGCCTTCTGCGAGACGAACGGCGTCGGCCATGGCGTGACCAAGTTCCGCCTGCGCGATTGGGGCCTGTCGCGGCAACGCTATTGGGGCTGCCCGATCCCGGTCGTCCATTGCGAGACCTGCGGCACCGTGCCCGAAAAGAAGGAGAACCTGCCGGTCAAGCTGCCGCAGGACGTGAATTTCGACATACCGGGCAACCCGCTCGACCGGCACCCGACCTGGCGCGACGTGCCCTGTCCCGCATGCGGCGCACCCGCAAAGCGCGAGACCGACACGATGGACACCTTCGTCGATTCGTCGTGGTACTTCGCGCGCTTCACCTCGCCCCATGCCTCGACGCCGACCGATCCGGAGGAAGTCGCCTACTGGATGAACGTCGACCAGTATATCGGCGGTGTGGAACACGCGATCCTGCACCTGCTCTATTCGCGCTTCTACGCACGCGCGATGCAGGTCTGTGGCCACCTTCCCGAAAGCGCGGCCGAGCCGTTCGACGCGCTGTTCACCCAAGGCATGGTCACGCACGAGATCTACCAGACCGCGACCCCCGAAGGCCGCACCGAATACCACTTCCCCGGAGACGTGGAGATCCGCGACGGCGTCGCCACGCTCAAGTCCGACGGACGTCCCGTGACGGTCGTCCCCTCTGCCAAGATGTCGAAATCCAAGCGCAACGTCGTCGATCCGGTCGAGATCATCGACCGCTACGGGGCCGATACGGCGCGCTGGTTCGTTCTTTCCGATAGTCCGCCGGAGCGTGACGTGGAATGGACCGCAGCAGGGGCCGAGGCCGCCTCCAAGCATCTCGCCCGTGTCTGGCGCATCGCCGAAGGCGCGCGCGAGGCCCCCGAAACCGGGCGCGGCGACGAGGAGTTGCTGCGCGAGATGCACAAGGCGATCCACGACGTCACGATCGGCATCGAAAGTTTCGGCTTCAACACGTCCGTCGCGCGCCTCTATGCCTTTGCCAACGCGCTTTCGAAATCCGAGGCCGGCCGTCACGCGCAGGTCGCGGCTGCGCGTGTCATGGCGCAGCTCATGGCCCCGATGACCCCGCATCTGAGCGAGGAGATCTGGCACCTTCTGGGTGGAGAGGGCCTTGTGGCCGAGGCGTCCTGGCCCGTGGCCGATCCCGCCATGCTGGTCGAGGACGAGGTCACGATGCCCATTCAGATCAACGGCAAGCGCCGGGCAGAGATCCGGGTGCCCGCCGATCTCGACAAGGAGGCAGTCGAAGAGCGCGCCCTCGCGACCGAGGCCGTGCAGAAGGCGCTTGGCGGTGCGAGCCCCAAGAAGGTCATCGTCGTGCCCGGCCGGATCGTCAATGTCGTGGTCTGACACCGCACGCACGTGCCGCGGGGTGCCGGCCAAGGTCCGGGGCCTCGCCGGTCTCCTCGCCGCGGCGGCCCTTCTGGCCGCCTGCGGTTTCACCCCGGTCTACGGGCCGGAGGGGGCCGCCCGCGGGCTTCCGGGCGATATCGCCATCGCCACGCCGCGCGACGTGGCGGGCTATCTCCTCGTGGAGGAGCTCGAACGCCGCCTCGGACGCGCGGGGCCAAGTCCCGCCTATGACCTCACCGCCGATATCGATCTGGACGAGACCGGTCTCGGCATCACGGCGGATCAGGAAACGACGCGGATCCGCCTCGTGGGAGAGCTCGATTACGCGCTGAGCGAGACCGGAACGGGCCGCGTGGTCAAGCGGGGATCGGTGCGGAACTTCACCTCCTATTCCGCGCCCGTCTTCAGCATCGCGCGCAATTCCGTCGCGGGCAACGCCGTGTCGGTGCAGGCCGCCGAGGAGGACGCCATCGCCCGCCTCATGGTGATCCTGGCCGATCAGCTCGCCGCGGAACTGCTCGCGACGGCACCCGATTGGCGGGCCTCGCCGTGAAGCTCGCCAGATCGGATGCCGCCGCCTGGATCGCGAAGCCACCCGAGGATCGCCCCGGCACCCTGCTTTATGGCGAGGACGCGATGCGCGTGGCGCTCAAGCGACAGGACCTTGTCCGTGCGCTCATCGGCCCCAAGGGCGACGAGGAGATGCGCCTCGAACGGATCTCGCCCTCCGATCTGACGGCCGAGAAAGGCGCTCTTGTCGATGCGATCAAGGCGCAGGGGTTCTTTCCGGGTCCGCGCGCCATCCTCGTTGAGGACGCGACGAACAGCCACGCGAAACCGATCCTCGATGCCCTCGGGGAATGGAGACCGGGCGATGCGCATATCGTCGTGACGGCCCGCGCGCTGAAGCCTGCCTCGCAGCTCAGGAAAGGGTTCGAGGGACATCGCGCCGCCGCATCCATAGGCATCTACGACGAACCGATGGACGCGTCGGAGATCCGTGCCGCGCTCGAACGGGCCGGTCTCTCGGGCCTCGACCGCGATGCGGAGGGCGTGCTCCGTGGCTTTGCGGCGACGCTCGACCCCGGCGATTTCCGCCAGCTTCTCGAGAAGATCGCGCTCTACAAGTCGGGCGACGAGACACCCCTCACCGAAGCCGAGATCGCCCTCTGCGCGCCGGCCTCGACCGAGGCCGAGACTGACGAGATCGTGGCCCTTGTGGCCGACGGGCATGCCGACCGGATCGGTCCGATCATGAATCGCCTCTGGGCGCAGGGCGCGCAGCCCGTCGCCCTCTGCATCGCGGCCGAACGACATTTCCGCACCCTTCTAAGCGCAGCGGCCGACCCCGGTGGCCCCGGCACCGGCGTCGGCAAGCTGCGCCCGCCGGTCTACGGGCCGCGCCGCGATGCGATCCTGCGGCAGGCCCAGCGCTGGGGCGTGCTGAGGCTCGAACAGGCGATGCGCCTGCTGACCGAGACCGATCTCACCCTCAGATCGAGCGCGCGCGCGCCGCATATGGCGGTCCTCGAACGCGCCTTCATTCGGCTCGCGATGATGGGCGGACGCTGAGGCGGGGGAACGAATGGAACCTCCGGGCGCTTGGCCACGGATATCCCCCCTGCGGAGCCGCGATCATGCCAGGAAAGTCAGCCATCGTCTGCGG of Palleronia sp. LCG004 contains these proteins:
- the leuS gene encoding leucine--tRNA ligase, translating into MPRYDASKSEPFWQDAWARAGTFTARRDETKPKYYVLEMFPYPSGALHIGHVRNYSMGDVVARYKIATGHAVLHPMGWDAFGLPAENAAQERRVHPGDWTYENIASMKAQFARLGLSLDWSREFATCDPDYYGQQQAMFIDFLEKGLAYRKNAVVNWDPVDMTVLANEQVEDGRGWRSGALVERRELTQWFFRISDYSDELLSALDRLDNWPDKVKTMQANWIGKSRGLQFAFSVIDPPEGHDRVEVYTTRPDTLMGASFVGISPDHPLARSLERDNADLAAFNAECRRMGTAEEELEKAEKRGFDTGLKVRHPFDTSWELPVYVANFILMGYGTGAIFGCPAHDARDLEFARKYDLPVASVFRPETGEHVLPEEGGAACVPPKSEEVIYLRGFAGDEVQTGDAAIESAIAFCETNGVGHGVTKFRLRDWGLSRQRYWGCPIPVVHCETCGTVPEKKENLPVKLPQDVNFDIPGNPLDRHPTWRDVPCPACGAPAKRETDTMDTFVDSSWYFARFTSPHASTPTDPEEVAYWMNVDQYIGGVEHAILHLLYSRFYARAMQVCGHLPESAAEPFDALFTQGMVTHEIYQTATPEGRTEYHFPGDVEIRDGVATLKSDGRPVTVVPSAKMSKSKRNVVDPVEIIDRYGADTARWFVLSDSPPERDVEWTAAGAEAASKHLARVWRIAEGAREAPETGRGDEELLREMHKAIHDVTIGIESFGFNTSVARLYAFANALSKSEAGRHAQVAAARVMAQLMAPMTPHLSEEIWHLLGGEGLVAEASWPVADPAMLVEDEVTMPIQINGKRRAEIRVPADLDKEAVEERALATEAVQKALGGASPKKVIVVPGRIVNVVV
- a CDS encoding DUF3576 domain-containing protein, whose product is MRITTTIRAGGLLTALAILAACGENESRALPEPTERSTIWDLFRSEDPNVTIAVNKYIWTAAQQVLDFMPVETADPFSGVIVYGYGRPPGGGPAYRATVYVQDPALDARSLNVALATQSGPASADTIRAIEDAILTRARQLRLSDARL
- the holA gene encoding DNA polymerase III subunit delta, producing MKLARSDAAAWIAKPPEDRPGTLLYGEDAMRVALKRQDLVRALIGPKGDEEMRLERISPSDLTAEKGALVDAIKAQGFFPGPRAILVEDATNSHAKPILDALGEWRPGDAHIVVTARALKPASQLRKGFEGHRAAASIGIYDEPMDASEIRAALERAGLSGLDRDAEGVLRGFAATLDPGDFRQLLEKIALYKSGDETPLTEAEIALCAPASTEAETDEIVALVADGHADRIGPIMNRLWAQGAQPVALCIAAERHFRTLLSAAADPGGPGTGVGKLRPPVYGPRRDAILRQAQRWGVLRLEQAMRLLTETDLTLRSSARAPHMAVLERAFIRLAMMGGR
- the lptE gene encoding LPS assembly lipoprotein LptE; translation: MSWSDTARTCRGVPAKVRGLAGLLAAAALLAACGFTPVYGPEGAARGLPGDIAIATPRDVAGYLLVEELERRLGRAGPSPAYDLTADIDLDETGLGITADQETTRIRLVGELDYALSETGTGRVVKRGSVRNFTSYSAPVFSIARNSVAGNAVSVQAAEEDAIARLMVILADQLAAELLATAPDWRASP
- a CDS encoding glycosyltransferase, with protein sequence MEFLFIHQNFPGQFAHLAPALAAKGHRVAALASRFSEARTWRGVRILSYRYEPPADARLHPWLGAMNRAVDRGAAVHRACLSLREKGLRPDAIVAHSGWGEALFLRDVWPDARIGVFSEFFYRAEGADIDFDPEFRKGAEIGRAHRVDMKNLPLRLQLEAADRGISPTRWQADAHPPCLRERIDVIHDGIDTDAIRPDPGVRLTVESHGSWSRADEVVTFVNRNLEPYRGFHVFMRALPELLRRRPRAQVLIVGEDGVSYGTGPDGGGTWREAMTREVRPDIPDADWARVHFLGRLPREDFTRALQVARVHLYLTYPFVLSWSLLEAMASGAAIVASDTPPVREVLNNDETGLTVDFFDTGALVSRTCDLLDDPDLRERLGRAARAHVVGNYDLKRVALPVQFEWIRALTER